Proteins encoded within one genomic window of Streptomyces sp. NBC_00523:
- the yaaA gene encoding peroxide stress protein YaaA: MLVLLPPSEGKAASGRGAPLKPESLSLPGLAGARAEVLDALVELCVADEEKAREVLGLSEGLRGEIAKNAGLRTAGTRPAGELYTGVLYDALGLDSLDTAARRLAGKSLLVFSGLWGAVRVGDRIPPYRCSMGVKLPGLGALGAFWRTPMAEVMPESAGEGLVLDLRSSAYTAAWKPKGAVAERTASVRVLHAQLVDGVEKRSVVSHFNKATKGRMVRDLLLAGARPAGPAELVTVLRDLGYTVEAEAPARAGRPWQLDVVVTEIH, from the coding sequence GTGCTCGTGCTGTTGCCGCCCTCCGAAGGAAAGGCCGCCTCGGGGCGCGGGGCACCCCTGAAGCCCGAGTCCCTGTCGCTGCCCGGTCTCGCCGGGGCGCGGGCCGAGGTGCTGGACGCGCTCGTGGAGCTGTGCGTGGCCGACGAGGAGAAGGCGCGGGAGGTGCTGGGGCTCAGCGAGGGGCTGCGGGGCGAGATCGCGAAGAACGCGGGGCTGCGGACGGCGGGGACGCGTCCGGCCGGGGAGCTGTACACCGGTGTGCTGTACGACGCCCTCGGCCTGGACTCGCTCGACACGGCCGCCCGCCGCCTCGCCGGGAAGTCCCTGCTGGTGTTCTCCGGGCTGTGGGGCGCGGTGCGGGTCGGCGATCGGATTCCGCCGTACCGCTGCTCGATGGGCGTGAAGCTGCCGGGGCTCGGCGCCCTCGGGGCGTTCTGGCGTACGCCGATGGCGGAGGTGATGCCGGAGTCGGCGGGCGAAGGGCTCGTCCTGGATCTGCGCTCGTCCGCCTACACGGCCGCGTGGAAGCCGAAGGGGGCGGTCGCGGAGCGCACGGCGAGTGTGCGGGTGCTGCACGCGCAGCTCGTGGACGGGGTGGAGAAGCGGTCCGTGGTCAGCCACTTCAACAAGGCCACCAAGGGCCGCATGGTGCGCGACCTGCTGCTCGCGGGCGCCCGCCCGGCCGGTCCCGCCGAGTTGGTCACCGTCCTGCGGGACCTGGGTTACACCGTCGAGGCCGAGGCACCCGCGCGGGCGGGGCGGCCGTGGCAACTCGATGTGGTCGTGACGGAGATTCACTGA
- a CDS encoding RNB domain-containing ribonuclease, with protein sequence MTGAARTPLRAALRGLRTELSLPDDFPPEVLVEAADAARSPELAGHADATDLPFLTIDPPTSTDLDQAMHLERRGHGYRVHYAIADVAAFVRPGGALDAEAHRRVTTLYLPDGRVSLHPEVLSEDAASLLPGRVRPAVLWEIDLDPEGAAVATRVRRALVRSRAKLDYAGVQRQIDAGTAEEPLALLRDIGTLREEQEVARGGISLNVPEQEITEHDGTYGLEYRAPLPADGWNAQVSLLTGMAAAHLMAESGTGILRTLPVAPDGAVARLRRSAEALHIDWPHHVPYAELVRSLDPGRTDHAAFLQDCTTLLRGAGYTVFDGGELPVPAVHAAVADLYTHCTAPLRRLVDRYASELCVAACEDRDPPEWVLAALPALPKEMAEGTRRANTVERESVDLVEAALLKDRVGEVFDGYVVDVKENEPATGTVHIDAPAVVARVEGTAPLPLGERLRVRLAQAAPGTAKALFVPA encoded by the coding sequence ATGACCGGCGCAGCCCGGACCCCGCTGCGGGCGGCCCTGCGCGGCCTGCGCACCGAGCTGTCGCTCCCCGACGACTTCCCGCCCGAGGTGCTCGTCGAGGCGGCGGACGCCGCGCGGAGCCCGGAGCTCGCCGGGCACGCGGACGCGACGGACCTCCCCTTCCTCACCATCGACCCGCCCACCTCCACGGACCTCGACCAGGCGATGCACCTGGAGCGCCGCGGCCACGGCTACCGCGTGCACTACGCCATCGCGGACGTGGCCGCGTTCGTGCGCCCCGGCGGCGCGCTCGACGCGGAGGCCCACCGCCGGGTGACGACGCTCTACCTCCCGGACGGCCGGGTGTCCCTCCACCCGGAGGTCCTGTCCGAGGACGCCGCCAGCCTGCTGCCCGGCCGGGTCCGCCCCGCGGTCCTGTGGGAGATCGACCTCGACCCGGAGGGCGCGGCGGTCGCGACCCGGGTGCGCCGGGCCCTCGTACGCAGTCGCGCCAAGCTGGACTACGCGGGCGTGCAGCGGCAGATCGACGCGGGCACCGCCGAGGAACCGCTCGCCCTGCTCCGGGACATCGGCACGCTCCGCGAGGAGCAGGAGGTGGCCCGGGGCGGTATCTCGCTCAACGTGCCCGAGCAGGAGATCACCGAGCACGACGGCACGTACGGCCTGGAATACCGCGCCCCGCTCCCCGCCGACGGCTGGAACGCCCAGGTCTCCCTGCTCACCGGCATGGCGGCGGCCCACCTCATGGCGGAGAGCGGCACCGGCATCCTGCGTACGCTGCCCGTCGCGCCCGACGGGGCGGTGGCCCGGCTGCGGCGCAGCGCCGAGGCCCTGCACATCGACTGGCCGCACCACGTCCCGTACGCCGAACTCGTCCGCTCCCTCGACCCGGGGCGCACGGACCACGCGGCGTTCCTCCAGGACTGCACGACGCTGCTGCGCGGCGCGGGCTACACGGTCTTCGACGGCGGCGAGCTGCCGGTGCCCGCCGTGCACGCGGCGGTGGCCGACCTGTACACGCACTGCACGGCGCCGCTGCGCCGCCTCGTGGACCGTTACGCCTCCGAGCTGTGCGTCGCGGCCTGCGAGGACCGGGACCCGCCCGAATGGGTCCTGGCCGCCCTGCCCGCGCTGCCCAAGGAGATGGCGGAGGGCACGCGCCGGGCCAACACGGTGGAGCGGGAGTCCGTGGACCTGGTCGAGGCGGCGCTGCTCAAGGACCGGGTGGGCGAGGTCTTCGACGGTTACGTGGTGGACGTGAAGGAGAACGAACCGGCCACCGGCACCGTCCACATCGACGCCCCGGCGGTCGTCGCCCGCGTGGAGGGCACCGCGCCCCTGCCCTTGGGCGAGCGCCTGCGGGTCCGCCTCGCCCAGGCGGCCCCGGGCACGGCGAAGGCCCTGTTCGTTCCGGCCTGA
- a CDS encoding bifunctional RNase H/acid phosphatase, whose protein sequence is MSLPRRFVVEADGGSRGNPGPAGYGAVVIDPDTGETLAETAEYIGVATNNVAEYKGLVAGLRAVGALIADGPVGTGVQVRVRMDSKLVVEQMSGRWKIKHPDMKPLAAEAAAVLPGADLTYEWIPRERNKHADRLANEAMDAGGRGERWEPSASTAALDTPRAPVAADPVTPQVGWGPAPDLGAPATLVLLRHGETALTPQKRFSGSGGTDPELSPAGLEQAERAATAFAARGTVQEIVSSPLRRCRQTAGAVAARLGLEVRVEDGLRETDFGAWEGLTFGEVRERYGDDLDAWLASPDAAPTGGGESFAEVAGRVAVARDGLVTRYAGRTVLVVTHVTPIKTLVRLALGAPPEALFRMELSAASVSSVAYYADGNASVRLLNDTSHLR, encoded by the coding sequence GTGAGCCTGCCGCGCCGGTTCGTGGTCGAGGCCGACGGCGGCTCCCGGGGCAACCCGGGCCCCGCCGGCTACGGCGCGGTCGTCATCGACCCGGACACCGGCGAGACGCTGGCCGAGACCGCCGAGTACATCGGCGTCGCGACCAACAACGTCGCCGAGTACAAGGGCCTCGTCGCCGGCCTCCGCGCGGTGGGCGCCCTGATCGCGGACGGTCCGGTGGGCACCGGGGTCCAGGTGCGCGTCCGGATGGACTCCAAGCTCGTCGTGGAGCAGATGTCCGGCCGCTGGAAGATCAAGCACCCGGACATGAAGCCGCTCGCGGCCGAGGCGGCGGCGGTCCTGCCCGGCGCGGACCTCACCTACGAGTGGATCCCGCGCGAGCGGAACAAGCACGCCGACCGGCTGGCCAACGAGGCGATGGACGCGGGCGGGCGCGGCGAACGGTGGGAGCCCTCGGCGTCCACGGCCGCCCTGGACACCCCGCGCGCCCCGGTGGCCGCCGACCCCGTCACCCCGCAGGTGGGCTGGGGCCCGGCGCCCGACCTGGGCGCGCCCGCCACCCTCGTCCTGCTGCGGCACGGCGAGACGGCCCTCACCCCGCAGAAGCGGTTCTCCGGAAGCGGTGGCACCGACCCCGAGCTCTCCCCGGCGGGCCTGGAGCAGGCCGAGCGCGCGGCCACGGCGTTCGCGGCGCGCGGCACCGTGCAGGAGATCGTCAGCTCACCGCTGCGCCGCTGCCGCCAGACGGCCGGGGCGGTCGCGGCCCGGCTCGGCCTGGAGGTCCGCGTCGAGGACGGGCTGCGCGAGACGGACTTCGGGGCCTGGGAAGGGCTCACGTTCGGCGAGGTCAGGGAGCGGTACGGAGACGACCTGGACGCCTGGCTCGCCTCCCCGGACGCGGCCCCCACGGGCGGCGGCGAGAGCTTCGCGGAGGTCGCCGGGCGGGTGGCGGTCGCCCGGGACGGCCTCGTCACGCGTTACGCGGGGCGCACGGTCCTCGTCGTCACGCACGTCACCCCGATCAAGACCCTGGTCCGGCTCGCCCTGGGAGCGCCCCCGGAGGCGCTGTTCCGGATGGAGCTGTCGGCGGCGTCCGTCTCGTCCGTCGCGTACTACGCCGACGGCAACGCCTCCGTACGCCTGCTGAACGACACGTCCCACCTGCGGTAG
- the eda gene encoding bifunctional 4-hydroxy-2-oxoglutarate aldolase/2-dehydro-3-deoxy-phosphogluconate aldolase yields MTSSVLDLAPVVPVVVLEDAADAVPLARALVAGGLPAIEVTLRTAAALDAIRAIAAEVPDAVVGAGTVISARNVADTVAAGARFLVSPGWTDALLDAMKGSGLPFLPGVSTTSEVVALLERGVTEMKFFPAEAAGGTAYLKALSAPLPQARFCPTGGISAASAPSYLALPNVGCVGGSWMVPGDAVAARDWARVERLAAGAAALRG; encoded by the coding sequence ATGACCTCCTCCGTGCTGGACCTCGCCCCCGTCGTGCCCGTCGTCGTCCTGGAGGACGCGGCCGACGCGGTGCCGCTCGCCCGTGCCCTGGTCGCGGGCGGGCTTCCGGCGATCGAGGTGACCCTGCGCACCGCCGCCGCCCTGGACGCGATCCGGGCCATCGCGGCGGAGGTCCCGGACGCGGTCGTCGGGGCGGGCACGGTGATCTCGGCCCGCAACGTCGCGGACACCGTGGCGGCGGGGGCCCGGTTCCTGGTCAGCCCCGGCTGGACGGACGCGCTGCTGGACGCCATGAAGGGGTCCGGGCTGCCGTTCCTGCCGGGCGTCTCGACCACCTCCGAGGTGGTCGCGCTGCTGGAGCGCGGAGTCACCGAGATGAAGTTCTTTCCGGCCGAGGCGGCGGGCGGCACGGCCTATCTGAAGGCCCTCTCCGCCCCGCTCCCCCAGGCCCGGTTCTGCCCGACGGGCGGCATCTCGGCCGCCTCCGCCCCCTCGTACCTGGCGCTGCCCAACGTCGGCTGCGTGGGCGGGAGCTGGATGGTGCCGGGGGACGCGGTGGCGGCCCGGGACTGGGCGCGCGTGGAGCGGCTGGCCGCCGGGGCGGCGGCGCTGCGGGGCTGA
- a CDS encoding response regulator transcription factor: MPQEHPPAKSVRVLLAEDQGMMRGALALLLGLEPDIEVVAQVGAGDEIVAAALASRPDVALLDIELPGRSGLDAAADLREEVPDCRVLILTTFGRPGYLRRAMEAGAAGFLVKDGPVEDLAEAIRRVLGGETVVDPALAAAALSSGASPLTARERDALVASADGATVADIAAKLHLSESTVRNYLSSAIGKTGTRNRMEAVRAARQQGWL; this comes from the coding sequence ATGCCTCAGGAGCACCCCCCGGCCAAGTCCGTCCGCGTCCTGCTCGCCGAGGACCAGGGGATGATGCGCGGCGCGCTCGCCCTGCTGCTCGGGCTCGAACCGGACATCGAGGTGGTGGCCCAGGTCGGCGCGGGCGACGAGATCGTGGCGGCCGCGCTGGCCTCCCGGCCGGACGTTGCCCTGCTGGACATCGAACTGCCGGGGCGCAGCGGTCTGGACGCGGCGGCCGACCTGCGCGAGGAGGTCCCGGACTGCCGGGTGCTGATCCTCACCACCTTCGGCCGGCCCGGTTATCTGCGCCGGGCGATGGAGGCGGGGGCGGCGGGCTTCCTGGTGAAGGACGGCCCGGTCGAGGATCTGGCCGAGGCGATCCGCCGGGTGCTCGGCGGGGAGACGGTGGTCGATCCGGCCCTTGCGGCCGCCGCGCTCAGCTCGGGGGCGAGTCCGCTCACCGCGCGGGAGCGGGACGCGCTGGTCGCGTCGGCGGACGGCGCGACGGTCGCCGACATCGCCGCCAAGCTGCACCTGTCGGAATCGACGGTCCGCAACTACCTGTCGTCGGCGATCGGCAAGACGGGCACGCGCAACCGCATGGAGGCGGTCCGCGCGGCCCGGCAGCAGGGCTGGCTCTGA
- a CDS encoding ABC transporter ATP-binding protein has translation MVFTGAVKTFGRAGRSVRAVDGVDVRIGRGETVALLGRNGAGKSTAISLLLGLNEPDEGAVRVLGRSPEQAVRAGLVGAMLQEGRPIPRVTVRELVAFVASTYPRPLPVAEALALAGVTEYADRRIDKLSGGQTQRVRFAVALAGNPELIVLDEPTAALDVEGRRAFWESMRAYARRGNTVLFSTHYLEEADENADRIVVIDRGRVVADGSGEAIKEAAGHSQVSFDLVGGSTEGLDRLPGVVTVEVTGDRALLRTDDSDATVVELARLGLVRGLQVSRATLETAFLALTAPGEPAPEDIAPLGDTARARTAPSTEKETV, from the coding sequence GTGGTCTTCACCGGGGCGGTGAAGACGTTCGGGCGGGCCGGACGGAGCGTACGGGCCGTCGACGGGGTGGACGTGCGGATCGGGCGCGGCGAGACCGTGGCCCTGCTGGGGCGCAACGGGGCGGGGAAGTCCACCGCCATCTCGCTGCTGCTCGGGCTGAACGAGCCGGACGAGGGGGCCGTGCGGGTCCTGGGCCGCTCCCCCGAGCAGGCGGTGCGGGCCGGGCTGGTCGGCGCCATGCTCCAGGAGGGGCGGCCGATACCCAGGGTGACCGTGCGCGAGCTGGTCGCCTTCGTCGCCTCGACCTACCCGCGTCCGCTGCCGGTCGCCGAGGCGCTGGCCCTGGCGGGCGTCACGGAGTACGCGGACCGGCGCATCGACAAGCTCTCGGGCGGCCAGACCCAGCGGGTGCGGTTCGCCGTCGCGCTGGCGGGGAATCCCGAGCTGATCGTGCTGGACGAGCCGACCGCCGCGCTGGACGTGGAGGGGCGGCGCGCGTTCTGGGAGTCGATGCGGGCCTACGCCCGGCGCGGCAACACCGTGCTCTTCTCCACGCACTATCTGGAGGAGGCCGACGAGAACGCGGACCGGATCGTCGTCATCGACCGGGGCCGGGTCGTCGCGGACGGCAGCGGCGAGGCGATCAAGGAGGCGGCCGGGCACAGCCAGGTCTCCTTCGACCTCGTCGGCGGCTCCACGGAGGGCCTGGACCGGCTGCCCGGTGTCGTCACCGTCGAGGTGACCGGCGACCGCGCCCTGCTGCGCACCGACGACTCGGACGCGACGGTCGTGGAGCTGGCCCGCCTCGGTCTGGTCCGCGGCCTCCAGGTCTCCCGGGCCACGCTGGAGACCGCCTTCCTGGCGCTCACCGCGCCCGGGGAGCCCGCACCGGAAGACATCGCCCCGCTCGGGGACACCGCCCGCGCGAGGACCGCGCCCAGCACCGAGAAGGAGACCGTCTGA
- a CDS encoding ABC transporter permease, protein MFRYILLEMRRTLRDAGFLIFGTGMPVMMYLIFTNIGDDSADGWKTASMVGMAAYGALGSAMSIGTGVASDKSLGWLQQLRVTPLSPSHVVVGRAVSGSVTVLPVILTVLLAGGLLNGVRMAAWQWAVLVLLLWIGALPFTLLGLGNGYRLTPQGTGVVNVACLMGFGVVGGLWFPLEMLPEWLRSVGRFTPANRFADLGWATTDGHAPGAVTIGVLAAWLLLFGAYAVISYRRSARTV, encoded by the coding sequence ATGTTCCGTTACATCCTGCTCGAAATGCGCCGGACCCTGCGTGACGCCGGATTCCTGATCTTCGGCACGGGCATGCCGGTGATGATGTACCTGATCTTCACCAACATCGGTGACGACAGCGCCGACGGCTGGAAGACCGCTTCCATGGTCGGCATGGCCGCCTACGGCGCGCTCGGCTCCGCGATGTCGATCGGTACGGGCGTCGCCTCCGACAAGTCCCTCGGCTGGCTCCAGCAGTTGAGGGTCACCCCGCTCTCCCCGTCGCACGTGGTGGTGGGCCGGGCGGTCAGCGGATCGGTGACCGTGCTGCCGGTGATCCTGACCGTGCTGCTGGCGGGCGGGCTGCTCAACGGGGTGCGGATGGCGGCCTGGCAGTGGGCGGTGCTGGTGCTGCTGCTGTGGATCGGCGCGCTGCCCTTCACCCTGCTCGGCCTGGGCAACGGCTACCGGCTGACCCCGCAGGGCACCGGCGTCGTCAACGTCGCCTGCCTGATGGGCTTCGGGGTCGTCGGCGGGCTGTGGTTCCCGCTGGAGATGCTGCCCGAGTGGCTGCGCTCGGTCGGCCGGTTCACCCCGGCCAACCGGTTCGCGGACCTGGGCTGGGCGACGACCGACGGGCACGCGCCGGGCGCCGTGACCATAGGCGTGCTCGCCGCGTGGCTCCTGCTGTTCGGCGCGTACGCGGTGATCTCGTACCGTCGGTCCGCCAGGACCGTGTGA
- a CDS encoding MFS transporter has translation MTPMADVPLLAAPTDRNSVRTWAVILAACVGQFLVVLDVSVVNVALPSMRADLGLSSTGLQWVLNAYSIAFAGFMLLGGRAADLYGRKRMFLVGLGLFTAASLAGGLAQEGWQLLAARAAQGLGAAVLAPATLTLLTAAVPEGPARAKAIGTWMAVGAGGGAAGGLVGGVLTDALSWRWVLLINVPIGVLVLTGAALWLAEGRTNGRSRVDLLGAVLVTAGLASTAYGIVQTEEAGWTAAATLVPLLGGPVLLALFALVETRTAKPLMPLRVLGSRAVASANVAMLVIGSATFSMWYFMTVYAQNVLDYSALEAGLALMPSSLAVVIGSKSAPRLMARVGAKNLALIGTAVTAAGFGWQSTMTAHGSYLTAVCLPGVLMMAGAGLASTPLASLATSGAAPGEAGLVSGLVNTSRTMGGALGLAVLSTVAAARTGGGADPAALTAGYALAFRTAGCVLLAGLLLMLLWLPRHRPERLTSVRTASPDAPAPARPRSR, from the coding sequence ATGACGCCCATGGCCGACGTCCCCCTGCTCGCAGCGCCCACCGACCGGAACTCCGTCCGCACCTGGGCGGTGATCCTCGCCGCCTGCGTCGGGCAGTTCCTCGTGGTGCTCGACGTGTCCGTCGTCAACGTCGCCCTCCCGTCGATGCGCGCGGACCTCGGGCTGAGCTCCACCGGACTTCAATGGGTGCTCAACGCGTACTCGATCGCCTTCGCCGGGTTCATGCTGCTCGGCGGGCGCGCCGCCGACCTGTACGGCCGCAAGCGGATGTTCCTCGTCGGCCTCGGCCTGTTCACCGCCGCATCGCTGGCCGGCGGGCTCGCCCAGGAGGGCTGGCAACTGCTCGCCGCCCGCGCCGCGCAGGGCCTCGGCGCCGCCGTCCTCGCCCCCGCCACCCTCACCCTGCTCACCGCCGCCGTCCCCGAGGGCCCCGCCCGCGCCAAGGCCATCGGCACCTGGATGGCGGTCGGGGCGGGCGGCGGCGCGGCCGGCGGGCTCGTCGGCGGCGTGCTCACCGACGCGCTGTCCTGGCGCTGGGTGCTCCTGATCAACGTGCCCATCGGGGTGCTCGTGCTGACCGGCGCCGCCCTCTGGCTCGCCGAGGGCCGCACGAACGGGCGCAGCCGCGTCGACCTGCTGGGCGCCGTCCTCGTCACGGCGGGCCTCGCCTCCACGGCGTACGGCATCGTGCAGACCGAGGAGGCGGGGTGGACCGCCGCCGCGACTCTGGTGCCGCTGCTCGGCGGACCCGTGCTGCTCGCCCTGTTCGCCCTCGTGGAGACGCGGACGGCGAAGCCCCTGATGCCCCTGCGGGTGCTGGGGTCGCGGGCGGTGGCCTCGGCGAACGTGGCGATGCTCGTCATCGGCTCGGCCACGTTCTCCATGTGGTACTTCATGACGGTGTACGCGCAGAACGTGCTGGACTACAGCGCGCTGGAGGCCGGGCTCGCCCTGATGCCGTCCTCACTGGCCGTGGTCATCGGCTCCAAGAGCGCGCCCCGGCTGATGGCCCGCGTCGGTGCGAAGAACCTGGCGCTGATCGGCACCGCCGTCACCGCGGCCGGTTTCGGCTGGCAGTCCACGATGACCGCGCACGGCTCCTACCTCACCGCGGTCTGCCTGCCCGGCGTGCTCATGATGGCCGGTGCCGGGCTCGCCTCGACCCCGCTCGCCTCGCTGGCCACGTCGGGCGCCGCGCCGGGGGAGGCCGGGCTCGTCTCGGGGCTCGTCAACACCTCGCGCACCATGGGCGGCGCCCTCGGGCTCGCCGTGCTCTCCACGGTCGCCGCCGCCCGCACCGGGGGCGGGGCCGACCCGGCCGCCCTCACCGCCGGCTACGCGCTGGCCTTCCGCACGGCGGGCTGCGTGCTGCTCGCCGGCCTGCTCCTCATGCTGCTGTGGCTCCCGCGCCACCGGCCGGAACGTCTCACTTCCGTTCGTACAGCGTCACCCGACGCCCCCGCACCCGCTCGTCCTCGATCACGGTGA
- a CDS encoding sensor histidine kinase — MRKENRRPGPPSPYALLPWLLMGLGAFSNLFQGETPTPWIAGAGLLAFNSLYISVVFRGFSKEKRESPVTYVLLGALAAVTFALAIGYGGSWLLFFPLLSLAAGTVLRHRLLAVGLLGLAVAACAVAVWRDDSASPPWTLGYGTFISGAVTSAILRLAETVTELRATRQELARAAVEQERLRFSRDLHDLLGHTLSVIVVKSEAARRLAPRDVDAALSQVADIESVGRQALTEIREAVTGYREGSLATELDRARSALTAASVEPVVRRSGPPLSPQTEALLGWVVREAVTNVVRHSTATRCVFEVSGTGEKVRLTVTDDGRGRPEGPAPTPGIGGTGLKGLTERLAAAGGSLVAGPGPDGGFVVTAELPVDAGGEEDGDADATPMPGAGDDPACSPTLGR, encoded by the coding sequence ATGCGGAAGGAGAACCGCAGGCCGGGACCGCCCTCGCCGTACGCGCTGCTGCCGTGGCTGCTGATGGGCCTGGGCGCCTTCTCCAACCTCTTCCAGGGCGAGACCCCCACCCCGTGGATCGCCGGAGCCGGTCTGCTGGCCTTCAACTCGCTGTACATCTCGGTGGTGTTCCGGGGCTTCAGCAAGGAGAAGCGCGAGAGCCCGGTGACGTACGTCCTGCTGGGCGCGCTGGCCGCGGTCACCTTCGCCCTGGCCATCGGTTACGGGGGCAGCTGGCTGCTGTTCTTCCCGCTGCTCTCGCTGGCCGCCGGCACCGTCCTGCGCCACCGGCTGCTGGCGGTCGGGCTGCTCGGGCTCGCGGTCGCCGCCTGCGCGGTCGCGGTCTGGCGCGACGACAGCGCCTCGCCGCCGTGGACGCTGGGGTACGGGACGTTCATCTCCGGGGCCGTGACGTCGGCGATCCTCCGGCTGGCGGAGACCGTGACGGAGCTGCGGGCCACCCGGCAGGAGCTGGCCCGGGCCGCCGTCGAGCAGGAGCGGCTGCGGTTCTCGCGCGATCTGCACGACCTGCTGGGCCACACGCTCTCGGTCATCGTGGTGAAGTCGGAGGCCGCGCGCCGGCTCGCCCCGCGCGACGTGGACGCGGCGCTCTCCCAGGTCGCCGACATCGAGTCCGTCGGGCGGCAGGCGCTCACCGAGATCCGCGAGGCCGTCACCGGTTACCGCGAGGGCAGCCTCGCGACCGAGCTGGACCGGGCCAGATCCGCGCTGACGGCCGCCTCGGTCGAACCGGTCGTCCGGCGCTCCGGGCCGCCGCTCTCCCCGCAGACCGAGGCGCTGCTGGGCTGGGTGGTGCGGGAGGCCGTCACCAACGTGGTGCGGCACTCGACGGCGACGCGCTGCGTGTTCGAGGTCAGCGGGACCGGCGAGAAGGTCCGGCTGACGGTGACCGACGACGGCCGGGGCAGGCCCGAGGGCCCCGCGCCCACCCCGGGCATCGGCGGCACCGGTCTGAAGGGGCTCACCGAACGGCTCGCGGCGGCGGGCGGCTCCCTGGTGGCGGGCCCCGGCCCGGACGGCGGTTTCGTGGTGACCGCCGAGCTCCCGGTGGACGCGGGCGGCGAGGAGGACGGCGACGCCGACGCGACGCCGATGCCGGGAGCCGGGGACGATCCGGCCTGCTCGCCTACCCTGGGCCGGTGA
- a CDS encoding zinc ribbon domain-containing protein → MNAAPADQIRLLDVQALDQRLSQLAHRRTSLPEHAEIESLTADLAQLRDLLVASTTEESDTAREQTKAEQDVDQVRQRAARDRQRLDSGAVTSPKDLESLQREITSLAKRQGDLEDIVLEVMERRESAQERVAELTDRVAAVQAKVDDATARRDAATQELDAEAATVTKEREVVAGSVPADLLKLYDKLRTQQGGVGAARLYQRRCEGCRLELNITEINDVKAASPDTVLRCENCRRILVRTADSGL, encoded by the coding sequence CTGAACGCCGCGCCCGCCGACCAGATCCGACTTCTCGACGTCCAGGCGCTCGACCAGCGCCTCTCCCAGCTCGCGCACCGCCGCACGTCCCTGCCCGAGCACGCCGAGATCGAGTCGCTGACGGCCGACCTCGCCCAGCTCCGCGACCTGCTCGTCGCCTCGACCACCGAGGAGAGCGACACCGCCCGCGAGCAGACCAAGGCCGAGCAGGACGTCGACCAGGTCCGCCAGCGCGCCGCCCGCGACCGGCAGCGCCTGGACTCCGGCGCGGTCACCTCGCCGAAGGACCTGGAGAGTCTCCAGCGCGAGATCACCTCGCTCGCCAAGCGCCAGGGTGACCTGGAGGACATCGTCCTGGAGGTCATGGAGCGCCGCGAGTCCGCACAGGAGCGCGTCGCCGAGCTGACCGACCGGGTCGCCGCCGTGCAGGCCAAGGTGGACGACGCCACCGCCCGCCGTGACGCCGCCACCCAGGAGCTCGACGCGGAGGCCGCCACGGTCACCAAGGAGCGCGAGGTCGTCGCCGGCTCGGTCCCTGCCGACCTGCTGAAGCTGTACGACAAGCTCCGCACCCAGCAGGGCGGGGTGGGCGCCGCCCGCCTCTACCAGCGCCGCTGCGAGGGCTGCCGCCTGGAGCTCAACATCACCGAGATCAACGACGTGAAGGCCGCGTCCCCGGACACGGTGCTGCGCTGCGAGAACTGCCGCCGCATCCTGGTCCGCACCGCCGACTCGGGCCTGTAG
- a CDS encoding Nif3-like dinuclear metal center hexameric protein has translation MPRLSEVISELDALWPPERAEGWDAVGTVCGDPDAEVHRVLFAVDPVQEVADEAKELGAHLVVTHHPLYLRGTTTVAADTFKGRFVHTMIRDGIALHVAHTNADTADPGVSDALAAALDLRVERPLVPDPADPSGRRGLGRICVLDHPETLGAFAARAAARLPATAQGIRLAGDPEALVRTVAVSGGSGDSLFDAVRAAGADAFLTADLRHHPASEATQHSPLGLVDAAHWATEWPWCEQAAAQLEAISDRLGWDLRVHVSKQVTDPWTAHHSSGAPN, from the coding sequence GTGCCCCGTCTGTCTGAAGTCATCTCCGAGCTCGACGCCCTCTGGCCGCCCGAGCGGGCCGAAGGATGGGACGCGGTCGGCACCGTCTGCGGTGATCCGGACGCCGAGGTCCACCGGGTGCTCTTCGCCGTCGACCCCGTCCAGGAGGTCGCCGACGAGGCGAAGGAACTGGGCGCGCACCTCGTCGTGACCCACCACCCGCTCTACCTGCGCGGTACGACGACGGTCGCGGCGGACACCTTCAAGGGCCGCTTCGTGCACACGATGATCCGCGACGGCATCGCGCTGCACGTGGCCCACACCAACGCCGACACCGCCGATCCCGGCGTCTCCGACGCCCTGGCCGCCGCCCTCGACCTGCGCGTCGAGCGGCCCCTCGTCCCGGACCCGGCGGACCCGTCGGGCCGCCGGGGGCTCGGCCGGATCTGCGTGCTCGACCACCCCGAGACCCTGGGCGCGTTCGCCGCCCGCGCCGCCGCCCGGCTGCCCGCCACCGCGCAGGGCATCCGCCTCGCCGGGGACCCGGAGGCGCTGGTGCGCACCGTCGCGGTGAGCGGCGGCTCCGGCGACAGCCTCTTCGACGCGGTGCGCGCCGCCGGTGCGGACGCCTTCCTCACCGCCGACCTGCGCCACCACCCGGCCTCCGAGGCCACCCAGCACTCGCCGCTCGGCCTGGTCGACGCCGCGCACTGGGCCACCGAGTGGCCGTGGTGCGAGCAGGCCGCCGCACAGCTCGAAGCGATTTCCGACCGCCTCGGATGGGACCTGAGGGTCCACGTCTCGAAGCAGGTCACCGACCCCTGGACCGCCCACCACTCTTCTGGAGCCCCCAACTGA